One Papaver somniferum cultivar HN1 chromosome 10, ASM357369v1, whole genome shotgun sequence genomic window carries:
- the LOC113317226 gene encoding peroxidase 7-like, with amino-acid sequence MSSSYSFLVLLLVISAVVLASADYKPANYNDVNDDDNQVPSSQEYKQNKPQSGNPTDENEDDEDEGLINVGIDHRPWTSMLSEPSLQSYLSNGYYQKSCPSLEEIIHKKVAAWIKKDATIAASILRLHFHDCAIRGCDGSILLSHPGSEKDADASKTLRGFELIDEIKEEVEEKCPKTVSCADILTAAARDATVAIGVPFWEVPYGRKDGLVSIAKEADYAVPKGRESVTTLIEFFQSIGLNLIDLVVLSGAHTIGKCNCGVIQDRLYNYQGTGKADPTIDVKYLNFLKRKCKRASEYVELDGETPTTFDSMYYTNLQINKGLLKSDQLLNSDSRTSGLVDAMANQPEWLFLQQFSVSMVKLGNTQVLTGKKEGEIRTKCSSINSANY; translated from the exons ATGTCATCATCGTATTCTTTTTTAGTTTTACTACTTGTAATATCAGCAGTAGTCTTAGCATCTGCTGATTACAAACCAGCGAATTATAATGATGTAAACGATGATGATAACCAAGTTCCTAGCAGCCAAGAATACAAACAAAATAAACCTCAATCAGGAAACCCAACTGATGaaaatgaggatgatgaagatgaaggtcTCATCAACGTTGGAATTGATCATCGACCATGGACATCTATGCTTTCAGAGCCATCTCTTCAAAGCTATCTATCGAACGGATACTACCAAAAATCATGTCCCAGTCTCGAAGAAATCATACACAAGAAGGTAGCTGCATGGATTAAGAAGGATGCCACTATTGCTGCTAGTATCCTCAGGTTGCACTTCCATGACTGTGCTATCAGG GGGTGTGATGGTTCAATCCTTCTGAGTCACCCGGGAAGTGAAAAGGACGCTGACGCCAGCAAAACATTGAGAGGATTCGAACTAATAGACGAAATCAAAGAAGAAGTTGAGGAGAAATGTCCCAAAACTGTTTCTTGTGCAGACATTCTCACTGCTGCAGCTAGAGATGCTACGGTTGCCATCGGAGTCCCTTTCTGGGAGGTCCCATATGGTAGAAAAGATGGACTAGTTTCGATTGCAAAGGAAGCCGATTATGCAGTACCCAAAGGTCGCGAAAGTGTCACAACTTTGATTGAATTCTTCCAATCTATAGGATTGAATCTCATTGATTTGGTTGTCCTCTCAG GAGCACACACCATTGGAAAGTGTAACTGTGGTGTGATCCAAGACAGGCTCTACAACTATCAAGGAACCGGAAAGGCTGACCCAACTATCGACGTCAAATATTTGAATTTCTTGAAGAGAAAATGCAAACGGGCATCAGAATATGTGGAACTGGATGGAGAAACCCCAACGACATTCGATTCAATGTATTACACAAATCTACAGATTAATAAAGGATTGCTTAAAAGCGATCAATTACTTAACTCTGATTCAAGAACTTCTGGTTTAGTTGATGCAATGGCAAATCAGCCAGAATGGCTCTTCCTTCAGCAGTTTTCTGTGTCCATGGTAAAACTTGGAAACACTCAAGTTCTCACCGGCAAGAAGGAAGGAGAGATTCGAACAAAGTGCAGTTCTATCAATTCTGCTAATTACTAG